In one window of Leptidea sinapis chromosome 9, ilLepSina1.1, whole genome shotgun sequence DNA:
- the LOC126965962 gene encoding SET and MYND domain-containing protein 4, with protein sequence MIIDELYENVIQKLTSDGKINQISEVLATCVNNEERVLLLFEIITDLDYFPQMKVFPKTDEMSKHYRLQGNHYYTKRDNHKALQYYNVSLLTAPLNSESFATALSNRSAVLFALKKYKDCIQDINLFFTLKHPVNLKDKLIKRKELCEEGLKRVEEEKENPEISDILTFTSDKNDRYLCASSKLEVVYNKEMGRHVVAKENIKVGEMVAEEEPYFPLLLKSQILFSCSNCLSRQCHLIPCNTCCFALYCNEECRERAWKEYHKVECCLMATFISMAFTKIELLALRTVIKARTDHSDWNGLYLTIEEAEANINTKNHGCVKIGDKWIYDSKYYASIHTLETNVDKRSASDIFQKAVTSAIFLNFLSENTDFLNADTVEEEAKATKCVAGLLLLHAMTTPTNMHGISANSDTYRTGTYTDVVSLASAAYAFHSLLNHSCAPNIVRFTKLGTATITSFALRPIAKGTQIFDNYGSHHAIADKVERQSCLRYQYKFACMCEACVYGWPTYISMRPSKRLPTKVTRSKSKYLSHNIIEKLQCGDKETAIKVFRRLCSLCMELESYAPCMELCDCQEGLKQCLSIFEGLIPYGFSTSIEWHTYQF encoded by the exons ATGATAATTGATGAATTGTATGAAAATGTTATACAAAAACTCACATCAGATGGTAAAATAAACCAAATTTCTGAAGTACTAGCAACATGTGTCAATAATGAAGAGAGAGTATTACTGCTGTTTGAAATTATCACTGATTTAGACTATTTTCCACAAATGAAAGTGTTCCCAAAAACTGATGAAATGTCTAAGCACTACCGTCTCCAAGGCAACCATTACTATACAAAACGAGACAACCACAAagctttacaatattataatgtatcacTGCTTACTGCTCCATTGAATTCAGAAAGTTTTGCCACTGCACTATCAAATAGATCAGCTGTActttttgcattaaaaaaatataaagactgCATACAGgatataaacttattttttacattaaagcATCCAGTTAATTTGAAAGATAAGTTGATTAAAAGAAAGGAACTTTGTGAAGAAGGCTTAAAAAGAGTTGAAGAGGAAAAAGAAAACCCTGAAATTTCAGATAttttgacattcacaagtgATAAAAACGACAGATATTTATGTGCAAGTTCAAAGCTTGAAGTGGTATACAATAAAGAAATGGGTAGACATGTTGTTGCAAAGGAAAATATTAAGGTTGGTGAAATGGTTGCAGAAGAAGAACCATACTTTCCTTTATTATTAAAgtcacaaattttatttagctGTAGTAACTGTCTATCACGACAATGTCATCTAATACCATGCAATACTTGTTGTTTTGCACTCTATTGCAATGAAGAATGTAGAGAAAGAGCATGGAAAGAATATCACAAAGTGGAATGCTGTCTTATGGCGACATTCATTAGCATGGCTTTTACTAAAATTGAACTGTTAGCTCTTAGGACTGTAATCAAAGCCCGTACTGACCATTCTGATTGGAATGGCTTATATCTGACCATTGAAGAAGCAGAGGCAAACATCAATACTAAAAATCATGGATGTGTCAAGATAGGGGATAAATGGATTTATGACTCTAAATATTATGCTTCAATACATACATTAGAAACAAATGTTGATAAGAGATCTGCATCAGATATTTTTCAGAAAGCTGTGACATCTGCAATCTTTTTAAACTTTCTTAGTGAAAACACGGACTTTTTGAATGCTGATACTGTAGAGGAAGAGGCAAAGGCTACTAAGTGTGTTGCTGGATTACTGCTGCTTCATGCAATGACGACTCCCACTAATATGCATGGGATTAGTGCTAATAGTGACACATATAGAACTGGCACATACACAGATGTTGTTAGCCTTGCAAGTGCTGCATACGCTTTTCATAGCTTGTTGAATCACTCATGTGCACCAAACATTGTACGATTTACCAAATTAGGAACAGCAACAATCACATCATTTGCACTCCGACCCATTGCAAAGGGAACACAGATATTTGATAACTATGG TTCACATCATGCTATAGCAGACAAAGTTGAGAGACAGTCATGCCTACGATATCAATACAAATTTGCCTGCATGTGTGAAGCTTGTGTTTACGGATGGCCAACATATATAAGCATGAGACCTTCAAAAAGATTGCCCACCAAAGTAACTAGAAGTAAGAGCAAGTATttaagtcataatattattgaaaaattacaaTGTGGTGACAAGGAAACAGCGATAAAAGTATTTCGCAGGCTCTGTAGTTTGTGCATGGAATTGGAAAGCTATGCGCCTTGTATGGAGCTTTGCGATTGCCAAGAGGGCTTGAAACAATGTCTGAGTATCTTTGAGGGTCTCATACCATACGGTTTCAGTACATCAATTGAATGGCACACTTATCAATTCTGA